In Burkholderia contaminans, the following proteins share a genomic window:
- a CDS encoding GMC family oxidoreductase yields the protein MQYDYIIVGGGSGGSSLAGRLADACPDATIALIEAGSHTERNLLVNMPVGIAALVPFKLGTNYGYETVPQPGLGGRRGYQPRGRGMGGSSAINAMIYTRGHPGDYDEWAQLGATGWGWQDVLPYFRRAEGNARGADAWHGADGPLTVSDLRFRNPFSERFIQAAHAAGYPLNDDFNGATQEGVGFYQVTHRDGSRCSVARAYIYGRNRPNLHVITDATVLRVTFDGKRAAGVAVARNGRVEVLDARAEVILSAGAFNSPQLLMCSGIGPAEQLRRHGIAVVQDAPDVGTNLIDHIDFIINTRVNSSELVGVCLRGIAKMTPALARYFSSRTGMMTSNVAEAGGFIKSDPSLERPDLQLHFCTALVDDHNRKMHWGFGYSLHVCALRPFSRGTVALASGDARDAPLIDPRFFSDSRDLDLLVRGTQAMRKILSQAPLASQGGRELYTRADQSEAELRKTIVEHADTIYHPVGTCRMGSDARAVVDPQLRVRGVEGLRVVDASVMPTLVGGNTNAPSVMIGERAADFIVATRKGAAPRGEAAAAVHGR from the coding sequence ATGCAATACGACTACATCATCGTCGGCGGTGGTTCGGGCGGCTCGAGCCTGGCAGGCCGTCTCGCCGATGCCTGCCCCGATGCAACGATCGCGCTGATCGAGGCCGGCTCGCACACGGAGCGCAACCTGCTCGTCAACATGCCGGTCGGCATCGCGGCACTGGTGCCGTTCAAGCTCGGCACGAACTACGGCTACGAGACGGTGCCGCAGCCGGGCCTCGGCGGGCGGCGCGGCTACCAGCCGCGCGGGCGCGGGATGGGCGGCTCGAGCGCGATCAACGCGATGATCTACACGCGCGGCCACCCGGGCGACTACGACGAATGGGCGCAGCTCGGCGCGACGGGCTGGGGCTGGCAGGACGTGCTGCCGTATTTCCGTCGTGCGGAAGGCAACGCGCGCGGCGCCGATGCGTGGCATGGCGCGGACGGCCCGCTCACGGTGTCGGATCTGCGCTTTCGCAATCCGTTCTCCGAACGATTCATCCAGGCCGCGCACGCGGCCGGCTATCCGCTGAACGACGACTTCAACGGCGCGACACAGGAAGGCGTCGGCTTCTACCAGGTCACGCACCGCGACGGCTCGCGCTGCAGCGTCGCCCGCGCGTATATCTATGGCCGCAACCGGCCGAACCTGCATGTGATCACCGATGCGACGGTGCTGCGCGTCACGTTCGACGGCAAGCGGGCGGCCGGCGTCGCTGTCGCGCGCAACGGGCGCGTCGAGGTGCTCGACGCGCGCGCGGAAGTGATCCTGTCGGCCGGCGCGTTCAATTCGCCGCAACTGCTGATGTGCTCCGGGATCGGCCCGGCGGAGCAGTTGCGCCGGCACGGGATCGCGGTCGTGCAGGACGCGCCGGACGTCGGCACGAACCTGATCGACCATATCGATTTCATCATCAATACGCGCGTGAATTCATCGGAGCTGGTCGGCGTGTGCCTGCGCGGGATCGCGAAGATGACGCCCGCGCTCGCGCGCTATTTCTCGAGCCGCACCGGGATGATGACGAGCAACGTCGCGGAGGCCGGCGGCTTCATCAAGAGCGATCCGTCGCTCGAGCGTCCCGACCTGCAGCTGCATTTCTGCACGGCGCTCGTGGACGACCACAACCGCAAGATGCACTGGGGTTTCGGCTATTCGCTGCACGTGTGTGCACTGCGGCCGTTCAGCCGTGGCACGGTGGCGCTCGCGAGCGGCGATGCGCGCGACGCACCGCTGATCGATCCGCGCTTCTTCAGCGATTCGCGCGATCTCGACCTGCTCGTGCGCGGCACGCAGGCGATGCGCAAGATCCTGTCGCAGGCGCCGCTCGCGTCGCAGGGCGGGCGCGAGCTGTACACGCGGGCGGACCAGAGCGAAGCGGAGCTGCGCAAGACGATCGTCGAGCATGCCGACACGATCTACCACCCGGTCGGCACCTGCCGGATGGGTTCGGATGCGCGCGCGGTCGTCGATCCGCAACTGCGCGTGCGCGGCGTCGAAGGATTGCGCGTGGTGGATGCGTCGGTGATGCCGACGCTGGTCGGCGGGAATACGAATGCGCCGTCGGTGATGATCGGCGAACGCGCGGCGGATTTCATCGTCGCCACGCGCAAGGGCGCGGCGCCGCGCGGCGAGGCGGCCGCGGCGGTGCACGGCCGCTGA
- a CDS encoding coniferyl aldehyde dehydrogenase encodes MKNDLPELAPQALPSVDALTALLRDQRAAYLRAPYPAWETRMKHLRALRTMLIDHADALAEAISADFGHRAKQEVLLSEIWMAKEEIDDALKHGKRWMKPIRKPMNKWLRPARAKVIPQPLGVVGIVVPWNYPVLLAAGPLICALAAGNRAIIKMSELTPRTSALFEQLIAKTFTRDHVAVVNGDAEVGAAFSGLPFDHLLFTGSTHVGRHVMRAAADNLTPVTLELGGKSPAIVGPNARFDAAVDAIVAGKTLNAGQTCIAPDYVLLPRGMEAAFIERARARFAKLYPDLSANGDYTTIVSPRHYARLQQLASDAQAAGAQLHPLSDAQSDPASRRFVPCAVTQVPAASQLMQEEIFGPLLPLVPYERLDEAIAYVNARPRPLALYLFDEDGGTIDRVMRETISGGVSINETLMHIACGSLPFGGVGASGMGAYHGYDGFVTFSKMKPVLTQARLNARNLLAPPYGKRFAALIKLMLKF; translated from the coding sequence ATGAAGAACGACCTGCCCGAACTGGCCCCGCAAGCGCTGCCGTCGGTGGATGCGCTGACGGCGCTGCTGCGCGACCAGCGCGCGGCCTACCTGCGCGCGCCGTATCCGGCATGGGAAACGCGCATGAAGCACTTGCGCGCGCTGCGCACGATGCTGATCGACCATGCGGATGCACTCGCCGAAGCGATCAGCGCCGATTTCGGTCATCGCGCGAAGCAGGAAGTGCTGCTGTCGGAAATCTGGATGGCGAAGGAAGAGATCGACGACGCGCTCAAGCACGGCAAGCGCTGGATGAAGCCGATCCGCAAACCGATGAACAAGTGGCTGCGCCCGGCGCGCGCGAAGGTGATTCCGCAGCCGCTCGGCGTGGTCGGCATCGTCGTGCCGTGGAACTACCCGGTGCTGCTCGCGGCCGGCCCGCTGATCTGCGCGCTCGCGGCCGGCAACCGCGCGATCATCAAGATGTCCGAACTGACGCCGCGCACGTCGGCGCTGTTCGAGCAGCTCATCGCCAAGACCTTCACGCGCGACCACGTCGCGGTCGTGAACGGCGATGCGGAAGTGGGCGCCGCGTTCAGCGGGCTGCCGTTCGATCATCTGCTGTTCACCGGCTCGACGCACGTCGGCCGCCACGTGATGCGCGCGGCCGCCGACAACCTCACGCCCGTCACGCTCGAACTCGGCGGCAAGTCGCCGGCGATCGTCGGCCCGAACGCGCGCTTCGATGCAGCGGTCGACGCGATCGTCGCGGGCAAGACGCTGAATGCGGGCCAGACCTGCATCGCACCCGACTACGTGCTGCTGCCGCGCGGGATGGAAGCCGCGTTCATCGAGCGCGCGCGCGCACGGTTCGCGAAGCTGTATCCCGACCTGTCGGCCAACGGCGACTACACGACGATCGTGTCGCCGCGCCACTACGCGCGGCTGCAGCAGCTCGCGAGCGACGCGCAGGCGGCCGGCGCGCAGCTGCATCCGCTGTCCGATGCGCAATCCGATCCCGCATCGCGCCGCTTCGTGCCGTGCGCGGTCACGCAGGTGCCGGCCGCGTCGCAACTGATGCAGGAGGAAATCTTCGGGCCGCTGCTGCCGCTCGTGCCGTACGAACGGCTCGACGAAGCGATCGCATACGTGAATGCGCGCCCGCGTCCGCTCGCGCTCTACCTGTTCGACGAGGACGGCGGCACGATCGACCGCGTGATGCGCGAAACGATCTCGGGCGGCGTGTCGATCAACGAAACGCTGATGCACATCGCGTGCGGCAGTCTGCCGTTCGGTGGTGTCGGTGCGAGCGGCATGGGCGCATATCACGGCTACGACGGCTTCGTGACGTTCTCGAAGATGAAGCCGGTGCTCACGCAGGCGCGCCTGAACGCGCGCAACCTGCTCGCGCCGCCGTACGGCAAGCGCTTCGCCGCGCTGATCAAGCTGATGCTGAAGTTCTGA
- a CDS encoding serine/threonine protein kinase, whose translation MKDVTSAPASPAGPPFAGLTPECVLDALDSVLIPAGLRTDGRLLALNSYENRVYQVGIEDGPPVVAKFYRPARWSDEAILEEHAFVAELAAREIPAVPARTFDGRTLHAFDGFRFSIFERRGGRAPDLDRSDTLEWLGRFIGRIHAVGATQPYVARPVLDINTFGYEPRDYLLAHDFIPDDVRPAYETAVTLALEGVEAAFERAGEIRLLRTHGDCHPSNVLWTDAGPHFVDFDDSRMAPAIQDLWLLLPGDREGASRALADLLAGYEDFCEFEPRELHLVEALRTLRLIHYAAWLARRWDDPAFPAAFPWFNTHRYWEARVLELREQIGAMQEGPLWPV comes from the coding sequence ATGAAAGACGTCACTTCCGCTCCCGCTTCTCCCGCCGGCCCGCCGTTCGCCGGACTCACGCCCGAGTGCGTGCTCGACGCGCTCGACAGCGTGCTGATACCGGCCGGCCTGCGCACCGACGGGCGCCTGCTCGCGCTCAACAGCTACGAAAACCGCGTCTATCAGGTCGGCATCGAAGACGGCCCGCCGGTCGTCGCGAAGTTCTACCGTCCGGCGCGCTGGTCGGACGAAGCGATCCTCGAAGAGCACGCGTTCGTCGCCGAACTCGCCGCGCGCGAGATTCCGGCGGTGCCCGCGCGCACCTTCGACGGCCGCACGCTGCACGCGTTCGACGGCTTCCGCTTCTCGATCTTCGAGCGGCGCGGCGGCCGCGCGCCCGATCTCGATCGCAGCGACACGCTCGAATGGCTCGGCCGCTTCATCGGCCGGATCCATGCGGTCGGCGCGACGCAGCCGTATGTCGCGCGCCCCGTGCTTGACATCAACACGTTCGGCTACGAGCCGCGCGACTACCTGCTCGCGCACGATTTCATTCCGGACGATGTGCGGCCCGCATACGAGACGGCCGTGACGCTCGCGCTCGAAGGTGTCGAGGCCGCGTTCGAGCGGGCGGGCGAGATCCGCCTGCTGCGCACGCACGGCGACTGTCATCCGAGCAACGTGCTGTGGACCGATGCCGGCCCGCACTTCGTCGATTTCGACGACAGCCGGATGGCGCCCGCGATCCAGGATCTGTGGCTGCTGCTGCCGGGCGATCGCGAAGGCGCGTCGCGCGCGTTGGCGGACCTGCTGGCCGGCTACGAGGATTTCTGCGAATTCGAGCCGCGCGAGCTACATCTCGTCGAAGCGCTGCGCACGCTGCGGCTGATCCACTACGCGGCATGGCTCGCGCGACGCTGGGACGATCCCGCCTTTCCCGCCGCGTTTCCGTGGTTCAACACGCATCGCTACTGGGAGGCGCGCGTGCTCGAGTTGCGCGAGCAGATCGGCGCGATGCAGGAAGGGCCGCTCTGGCCCGTGTGA
- a CDS encoding DMT family transporter has product MVSFKRALAAHGATSLFVLLWSSGAIFAELGLRHASAFVFLTARFALASLVLLWLAFVRKRWLPPRGERRMAALTGLLMMGGYSIFYLLALERGIAPGVLATILGVQPILTLAIVERRWQLVRVAGLALSLAGLALVVLRGVGDGGLSLAGIACALTALVALTAGSLLQKRVRAAPADVLPLQNTIGLALCVAIVPFRPVSFDMSWAFVIPLLWLGIVISVIAQLLFYRLMQRGDLVNVTSLFYLVPVVTTLMDAAWLGNRPEPLALAGMGAIIAGLALVFRAPAPRMQPDRA; this is encoded by the coding sequence ATGGTTTCGTTCAAACGCGCGCTCGCCGCGCATGGCGCGACGTCGCTCTTCGTGCTGCTGTGGAGCAGCGGTGCGATCTTCGCTGAACTCGGTCTGCGTCACGCCTCCGCGTTCGTCTTTCTCACCGCACGTTTCGCACTGGCATCGCTCGTGCTGCTCTGGCTGGCCTTCGTGCGCAAACGCTGGCTGCCGCCGCGCGGCGAGCGTCGCATGGCCGCGCTGACCGGCTTGCTGATGATGGGCGGCTATTCGATCTTCTACCTGCTCGCGCTCGAACGCGGGATCGCGCCGGGCGTGCTCGCGACGATCCTCGGCGTGCAGCCGATCCTCACGCTCGCGATCGTCGAGCGGCGCTGGCAGCTCGTCCGTGTCGCGGGGCTCGCGCTGTCGCTGGCCGGCCTCGCGCTCGTCGTGCTCCGCGGCGTAGGGGACGGCGGCCTGTCGCTTGCGGGCATCGCATGCGCGCTCACCGCGCTCGTCGCGCTGACCGCCGGCTCGCTGCTGCAAAAGCGCGTACGAGCGGCGCCCGCCGACGTATTGCCGCTGCAGAATACGATCGGCCTCGCACTGTGCGTGGCGATCGTGCCGTTCCGGCCGGTGTCGTTCGACATGAGCTGGGCATTCGTGATCCCGCTGCTGTGGCTCGGCATCGTGATTTCGGTGATCGCGCAACTGCTGTTCTACCGGTTGATGCAGCGCGGCGATCTCGTCAACGTGACGAGCCTGTTCTATCTCGTGCCCGTCGTCACCACGCTGATGGATGCCGCGTGGCTCGGCAACCGGCCCGAGCCGCTCGCACTCGCCGGCATGGGGGCCATCATCGCGGGGCTCGCACTCGTGTTCCGCGCGCCGGCGCCCCGCATGCAACCCGACCGCGCATGA
- the mgrA gene encoding L-glyceraldehyde 3-phosphate reductase yields MAYEAASERYADMQYRTCGKSGLKLPALSLGLWHNFGDSTPISTQREILRTAFDLGINHFDLANNYGPPYGSAEINFGRLLKEDFRPYRDELLISTKAGWDMWPGPYGSGGGSRKYVLASLDQSLQRMGLDYVDIFYSHRFDAHTPLEETAGALASAVQQGKALYIGISSYSAAKTREMAELLAQYKVPLLIHQPSYNLLNRWVETELLGTLDEIGTGSIAFTPLAQGLLTSKYLNGVPADARVNKPGGGSLKQDHLSADNLDHVRKLNAIAERRGQSLAQMALAWVLRNGRVTSALIGASRAEQVRENVGALKNLEFSAEELAEIDRYATEGGINLWEKPSTDQAI; encoded by the coding sequence ATGGCCTACGAAGCAGCTTCCGAACGTTATGCCGACATGCAATACCGCACCTGCGGCAAATCCGGGCTCAAACTGCCCGCACTGTCGCTCGGCCTGTGGCACAACTTCGGCGACTCGACGCCGATCTCGACGCAGCGCGAGATCCTGCGCACCGCGTTCGACCTCGGCATCAACCACTTCGATCTCGCGAACAACTACGGGCCGCCGTACGGCAGCGCGGAAATCAACTTCGGCCGGTTGCTGAAAGAGGATTTCCGGCCGTATCGCGACGAGCTGCTGATTTCGACGAAGGCCGGCTGGGACATGTGGCCGGGGCCCTACGGCAGCGGCGGCGGATCGCGCAAGTACGTACTCGCGAGCCTCGACCAGAGCCTGCAGCGGATGGGGCTCGACTACGTCGACATCTTCTATTCGCACCGCTTCGACGCGCACACGCCGCTCGAGGAAACGGCGGGCGCGCTTGCGTCGGCCGTGCAGCAGGGCAAGGCGCTCTACATCGGCATTTCGTCGTACTCGGCGGCGAAGACGCGCGAGATGGCCGAGCTGCTCGCGCAATACAAGGTGCCGTTGCTGATCCACCAGCCGTCGTACAACCTGCTGAACCGCTGGGTCGAAACCGAACTGCTCGGCACGCTCGACGAGATCGGCACGGGCAGCATTGCGTTCACCCCGCTCGCGCAGGGGCTGCTCACGTCGAAGTACCTGAACGGCGTGCCGGCCGATGCGCGCGTGAACAAGCCGGGCGGCGGTTCGCTGAAGCAGGATCACCTGAGCGCGGACAATCTCGATCATGTGCGCAAGCTCAACGCAATCGCCGAACGGCGCGGGCAGAGCCTCGCGCAGATGGCGCTCGCGTGGGTGCTGCGCAACGGCCGCGTCACGTCCGCGCTGATCGGTGCAAGCCGCGCGGAGCAGGTGCGTGAAAACGTCGGCGCGCTGAAGAACCTCGAATTCTCGGCGGAAGAACTCGCGGAGATCGATCGTTACGCGACGGAAGGCGGCATCAATCTGTGGGAAAAGCCGTCCACCGACCAGGCGATCTGA
- a CDS encoding DUF3185 family protein, giving the protein MSRVISVALLVGGVVLLYFGGQSFHSINDNVSRFFTGSPATKTILLIVGGAVASFIGLIGLAMPGNKR; this is encoded by the coding sequence ATGTCCCGGGTCATCTCGGTTGCGCTGCTCGTCGGCGGCGTCGTGCTGCTGTATTTCGGCGGCCAGTCGTTCCATTCGATCAACGACAACGTGTCGCGCTTCTTCACCGGTTCGCCCGCGACGAAGACGATCCTGCTGATCGTGGGCGGTGCCGTCGCATCGTTCATCGGCCTGATCGGCCTCGCGATGCCGGGCAACAAGCGCTGA
- a CDS encoding phytanoyl-CoA dioxygenase family protein has protein sequence MSSPLQSESIRAQVAELRERGFVVARGLVSAEQCAALRQVAERQLQEAAEPIEFEADLRYPGAPESKHAPGGHTVRRLLDAYSRDPAFAERATAPEIGAWMREYFGEEPVLSRAHHNCMMTKHPAYGSLTGWHRDFRYWAFERPDMVSVWLALGPETNENGALWLVPGSHTAEFGPEAFDDAKFFRSDLPANRKMIDAATCPSLQTGDVVFFHSNTLHSAGQNRSDQVKFSLVYTYHGASNRPLPGTRSASKSEVPF, from the coding sequence ATGTCGTCTCCATTGCAGTCGGAATCGATCCGCGCGCAAGTCGCGGAATTGCGCGAGCGGGGCTTCGTCGTCGCGCGTGGCCTCGTCAGCGCCGAGCAGTGCGCGGCGCTCAGGCAGGTCGCGGAGCGCCAGTTGCAGGAGGCGGCCGAGCCGATCGAGTTCGAGGCGGACCTGCGCTACCCGGGCGCGCCCGAGTCCAAGCATGCGCCGGGCGGGCACACGGTGCGGCGGTTGCTCGATGCGTATTCGCGTGATCCGGCCTTCGCCGAGCGCGCGACCGCACCCGAAATCGGTGCGTGGATGCGCGAGTATTTCGGTGAAGAACCGGTGCTGTCGCGCGCGCATCACAACTGCATGATGACCAAGCACCCGGCGTACGGCAGCCTGACCGGCTGGCATCGCGATTTCCGTTACTGGGCGTTCGAGCGTCCGGACATGGTGTCGGTGTGGCTCGCACTCGGCCCGGAAACGAACGAGAACGGCGCACTGTGGCTCGTACCGGGGTCGCATACGGCCGAATTCGGGCCCGAAGCGTTCGACGATGCGAAGTTCTTCCGCAGCGACCTGCCGGCGAACAGGAAGATGATCGACGCGGCCACGTGCCCGTCGCTGCAGACGGGCGACGTCGTGTTTTTCCACAGCAACACGCTGCATTCGGCCGGGCAGAACCGTTCCGACCAGGTGAAGTTCTCGCTCGTGTACACGTACCACGGCGCGAGCAACCGGCCGTTGCCGGGCACGCGTTCGGCGTCGAAATCGGAAGTGCCGTTCTAG
- the metK gene encoding methionine adenosyltransferase: MANDYFFTSESVSEGHPDKVADQISDAILDAILEQDKYSRVAAETLCNTGLVVLAGEITTTANIDYIQIARDTIKRIGYDNTDYGIDYKGCAVLVAYDKQSPDIAQGVDRAHDDNLDQGAGDQGLMFGYACDETPELMPLPIYLSHRLVERQASLRRDGRLQWLRPDAKSQVTVRYVDGKPDSIDTVVLSTQHAPDIELPALREAVIEEIIKPTLPADLIKGDIKFLVNPTGRFVIGGPQGDCGLTGRKIIVDTYGGAAPHGGGAFSGKDPSKVDRSAAYAGRYVAKNIVAAGLASRALIQVSYAIGVAEPTSVMVNTFGTGRVSDAVITKLVREHFDLRPKGIIKMLDLLRPIYEKTAAYGHFGREEPEFSWEATDKALALAEAAGVEPTARVA; this comes from the coding sequence GTGGCAAACGATTATTTCTTCACGTCCGAATCCGTCTCCGAAGGCCATCCGGACAAAGTCGCGGACCAAATCTCGGACGCGATCCTCGACGCCATCCTCGAGCAAGACAAGTATTCGCGCGTTGCGGCGGAAACGCTGTGCAACACGGGTCTCGTCGTCCTGGCCGGTGAAATCACCACGACGGCCAACATCGACTACATCCAGATCGCGCGCGACACGATCAAGCGCATCGGCTACGACAACACCGACTACGGCATCGACTACAAGGGTTGCGCGGTGCTCGTCGCGTACGACAAGCAGTCGCCGGACATCGCCCAGGGCGTCGATCGTGCACACGACGACAACCTCGACCAGGGCGCGGGCGACCAGGGTCTGATGTTCGGTTATGCGTGCGATGAAACGCCGGAACTGATGCCGCTGCCGATCTACCTGTCGCACCGCCTCGTCGAGCGCCAGGCCAGCCTGCGCCGCGACGGCCGCCTGCAATGGCTGCGCCCGGACGCGAAGTCGCAGGTGACGGTCCGCTACGTCGACGGCAAGCCCGATTCGATCGACACCGTCGTGCTGTCGACGCAGCACGCACCGGACATCGAGCTGCCGGCGCTGCGCGAAGCCGTGATCGAGGAAATCATCAAGCCGACGCTGCCGGCCGACCTGATCAAGGGCGACATCAAGTTCCTGGTGAACCCGACCGGCCGGTTCGTGATCGGTGGCCCGCAGGGCGACTGCGGCCTGACCGGCCGCAAGATCATCGTCGACACCTACGGCGGTGCCGCACCGCACGGCGGCGGCGCGTTCTCGGGCAAGGATCCGTCGAAGGTCGACCGTTCGGCCGCATACGCAGGCCGCTACGTCGCGAAGAACATCGTTGCCGCCGGCCTCGCGTCGCGCGCGCTGATCCAGGTGTCGTACGCGATCGGCGTGGCCGAGCCGACCTCGGTGATGGTCAACACGTTCGGCACGGGCCGCGTGTCGGATGCGGTGATCACGAAGCTCGTGCGCGAGCATTTCGACCTGCGTCCGAAGGGCATCATCAAGATGCTCGACCTGCTGCGCCCGATCTACGAGAAGACCGCTGCTTACGGCCACTTCGGCCGCGAAGAGCCGGAATTCTCGTGGGAAGCGACCGACAAGGCGCTCGCCCTGGCCGAAGCGGCCGGCGTCGAGCCGACGGCACGCGTCGCGTAA